The stretch of DNA ATCTGCGCACTGTCCCAGGCGAGAAAGGCGTCGAGCGCGGGGCCGCCCTCGGCGAGCGCGGCGGCGCTGACCCAGCCCGCTCCCGCGGGGGCGGACTGCCCGGTGGCGAGTTCGGTGACGCGCAGGCTGGGCAGAACCTCGGCGAGACGGTCGTAGGCGTCCGCGACGGCGGAACGGAACGGGAGGCCGGAGGGGACGAGGCTGGAAGCCTGGACGGGAGCCGGGGCGGGAAGAGGCATGCCGGGGACCACCGAATCGCGGTTGTTTGCAGGTAAGCCTAACCTTACCGGACGTGATCGAGGTTTGAACTGCGGCATGAGCGGCCTATCGTGCTCGACAGTGCTCGGCAGGCCTTTCGGCTCCACCGCGGGTGGCCGGGGCGGACCAGAGGAGGCAGGAGTGGGGCAGGCACCAGCGCGCGACGAGCGTGACGCCGCCGCGCGCGGCACGTCGGACGGAGCCGGTCTCTCCGCGCGATCCGGCCCCGGCGGCGGCCCGACCCCGTCCCCGGCCTCCCGCGACCGCTCGGCCCCACCCCGTGTCCCGGCCCAGGCCGCGCCGCCCCGCCAGGAGTGCGGCGCGAACGAGGGGCACACGTCGTACGGGGGGCATGTGCCGTACGGAGAGCGGGTGTCGTACGGGGACGCGCATCCCGGCGGGGGACCCGCCGCCCGGGGCGCACACCCGTCGGGCGAGCTTCCCGCGCCGCGCGCGGCGGCGTCCCCGGTCAGGTCCGCTCCCCGATCCCGTCCTCCGCACGGCGACGGTTCCCCGTCGCGGCCCGCGCCGCCCGCCGGGGCCGACGACGTGGAGCGGCCGGCTCGCACGCCCCTGCGGCGGCCCTCCGTGCGCGGCCAGATACTCGACGCCCTGCGCGCGGCGCTGACAGCCGGAGAGCTGGCGCCCGGCGAGGTCTACTCGGCACCCGCGCTCGGTGACCGCTTCGGGGTGTCGGCCACCCCCGTGCGCGAGGCGATGCAGCGGCTGGCGGCCGAGGGCGCCGTCGAGGTCGTGCCCAACCGGGGCTTCCGGGTCGTCGCCCGCGACCCCCGCGAACTGGCCGAGCTGCGCGAGATACGGGCCCTGCTCGAACTGCCCACGGTGCTGCGTCTGGCGGCGACCGTACCCGCCGAGCGCTGGGCCGAGCTGACTCCGCTCGCCGAAGCGACGGTCACGGCGGCGGCGAGCGGCGACCGCGCACGGTACGCCGAGTCCGACCGCGCCTTCCACCGCGCCCTC from Streptomyces tsukubensis encodes:
- a CDS encoding GntR family transcriptional regulator; the encoded protein is MSYGDAHPGGGPAARGAHPSGELPAPRAAASPVRSAPRSRPPHGDGSPSRPAPPAGADDVERPARTPLRRPSVRGQILDALRAALTAGELAPGEVYSAPALGDRFGVSATPVREAMQRLAAEGAVEVVPNRGFRVVARDPRELAELREIRALLELPTVLRLAATVPAERWAELTPLAEATVTAAASGDRARYAESDRAFHRALLGLSGNEQLVHLADDLHRRSQWPPVPGGAARHRAALMADAEQHAVLLEELRARDLTAVQALVWEHIAGAHL